TTGCCCGCGTTGGCCCCAATGATCTCATTACCAGTGATCCCGATCTCGTCAAGCACATGTACAATGTGAGGTCCGACTACAGACGTTCACATTGGTACCAAGGCATGCGCTTCGACCCCAGCAGAGATAATctcttgtccttgagaaATGAAGACGACCATAAAGACCTGCGTGCCAAAATGGCAGCCGGTGTAAGTGTTTCCGCAGCCCGCGCGCACAACATGTTGCGTTTATTTTAGTTCCCCGTGCGGCACCGACCACTTGGAGCTGACTTGCGCATTAGTACTCTGGTCGCGAAGTAGACGGCCTCGAAGCCAAAATCGACGAAAACATTCTGCGCTTTACTGAATTGCTGGGAAAATATGCCGACAAGGGAGCCGTGGTCGATTTTGGAAAGAAGGCCCAGTACTTCACCTTGGATGTGATTTCGGACATTGCATTCGGCTCGCCATTTGGATTCCTGCAGACCGATTCTGATGTGTACAAATATATTGAGACTACGGAAAAGACTCTTCCTGTGGTCATGATGACCACAGTTGTGCCATTTCTTGTCACATTGTTCGCCTCGCCTTTGATGAAGCCGGCTCTTCCATCAGAGAAGGATATATTTGGTTTTGGGAGAGTCATGCAGTATGTCTGGACAAGCGTTTTATCAGTGCGTGTCATGTCCTAACTGTCTGGGTAGTATCGCGAAACTCGTCGCTGCAGAACGGTACGGACCGCAGAAGAAAGTACAGAAGGACATGCTTGGCTCATTTGTAGCCCACGGTTTGACGCAAACCGAGGCCGAATCCGAGATCCTTCTTCAGATGTATGCATGTTTTCAATTTATGAGTGTCGAGATGGTGTCTTTTACTAATTCCCTGGTCACAGTGTTGCTGGCTCTGATACAACTGCTACGGCAATCCGCTCTACCCTCCTACACATTGTCACCAATCCCCGAGTACTCACCAGATTGCGCCAAGAAATTGCGTCCGTCCATTTTGATAGCCCGGTCATaccagatgatgatgcccGCCAAATGGAATATCTCCAGGCCGTCATCAAAGAGGGGCTTCGCATCTTTCCGCCCGTGGCCGGCCTCATGTCCAAACAGACTCCCCCGGAAGGAGATCACTGGAAAGGCGTCTTCATACCTGGCGGCACCCGAATTGGCTCGTGCGCATGGGGCATTTTCCGCCGCGAGGACATCTGGGGCAAAGATTCCGACGAGTTTCGCCCCGAGCGTTGGCTAAACAATTCTCCTGAGAAGATACATGAAATGGAAGGCACTTTGGATCTAATTTTCAGTTATGGGCGTT
The genomic region above belongs to Pochonia chlamydosporia 170 chromosome 2, whole genome shotgun sequence and contains:
- a CDS encoding pisatin demethylase (similar to Verticillium alfalfae VaMs.102 XP_003003967.1); translated protein: MLQSIPVWDWSLATPLQYLVVATIVGFLLSSLRGYHRLRQFDGPFLAKFSRLWLLQTVASGKAYLTFWNVTQKYGPIARVGPNDLITSDPDLVKHMYNVRSDYRRSHWYQGMRFDPSRDNLLSLRNEDDHKDLRAKMAAGYSGREVDGLEAKIDENILRFTELLGKYADKGAVVDFGKKAQYFTLDVISDIAFGSPFGFLQTDSDVYKYIETTEKTLPVVMMTTVVPFLVTLFASPLMKPALPSEKDIFGFGRVMHIAKLVAAERYGPQKKVQKDMLGSFVAHGLTQTEAESEILLQIVAGSDTTATAIRSTLLHIVTNPRVLTRLRQEIASVHFDSPVIPDDDARQMEYLQAVIKEGLRIFPPVAGLMSKQTPPEGDHWKGVFIPGGTRIGSCAWGIFRREDIWGKDSDEFRPERWLNNSPEKIHEMEGTLDLIFSYGRWQCLGRPVALIELNKIYVQLLRLFDFSVCDPTSPWKIYNCGIFSQTDFRLRVERREF